ACAGAACCAAAGGCGAACCCATTCATTGTGGCAATAATACAGAATACCCAAAATGGCGTATGTACCGGTACGATTAAGAGCATGCAATCAGCAAGCAGCAGCAGCGTCAACATGCCGAAGAATGTTTTGCGCACGCCCCATCTACTGAGCATCCCGCCAATCAAAAATGAACCGATCACCCACATCACTGAACTTGGTGTAACCGCAAAACCAGCAATTGTAGCAGACGTCCCTTTAATCCCCTGCATCCAAGTTGGAATATAGAATTCGAAACCAATCACAACGCCTGAAATAAACAGCGTAATCATGTTCACTGCCAAGAATTCTCTACCTTTAAGCATCGTCAAAGGCATTATTGGATCTTCAGCCCGCTTTTCTTCATGGTAGAACATCATTGCACTAAGAATAATTAAAGCTGCCAAAGCCAGTAAAATAATTGGGCTAAGTGAACTTAATTCTTGCAAGGTAAACATTAAAGTTAGTAGTAAAACTACTAGCCAAAATGTTCCCTTAACATCCAACTTGGTCTTCTTTTTCGCTTTTGGTTCACTTAAGAACACAACAACGAGTAAAAAGGCAATTAAACCAATTGGAACGTTAATGTAAAAGACCCAGTGCCATGAAAGGTTTTGGACAATAAAACCACCGAGTAATGGTGCGATCACCGATGCCACTCCCCAAAATCCGGAATTGAGTCCTAACATCTTAGTCCGTTTTTCCAAAGTATACATGTCGGCAATGATTGTCATTGCAACAGGCTGAACAGCACCAGAGCCTAGACCCTGAATCACCCGAAATAGAATTAGTTCTAGCATGTTATTGGCCTGTCCGCAAAGTGCAGAACCAATGACAAAAAGAGCAATCCCAAAAAGAAAGATCGGCTTACGGCCTATGCTATCAGCTAATTTGCCGTACAAAGGAGTGGAAACAGCTGTCATAAACAAAAAGATTGAGACAACCCAATTCATAATTTCTAATCCGTTCAGATCAGAAACAATAGTCGGCATTGCAGTTGAAACGATTGTACCCTCAATGGCGGTCATAAACGTTGTCATAAAAATTGCAAGCGTAACTATTGGTACATTAGTCTTTTTCAAAATTACTGCTCCTTCAATTTACTTATTTTCCTTAACAAAATCCAAAAGTGCTTGAATTTTATCGGTTTTCTCCCATGGTAAATCGATATCAGTACGACCAAAATGACCATATGCAGCCGTTTGCTCATAAATTGGGCGTCTTAAATCTAGCATTTTAATTATGCCGGCAGGACGCAAATCAAAGACACTTCTAACCGCCTTAGTCAGCAATTCATCACTTACTTTGCCAGTATTTGCAGTATCAATCATGACAGATACAGGGTGAGCTACCCCAATAGCGTAAGCTAATTGGACTTCACACCGCTTAGCTAAACCAGCTGCAACAATGTTTTTAGCAACATAACGAGCAGCATAGCTGGCACTACGGTCGACTTTTGTCGGATCCTTACCTGAGAATGCGCCGCCACCATGACGAGCATAACCACCATAAGTATCAACAATAATCTTTCGCCCAGTAAGACCAGAGTCACCCTTAGGTCCGCCAATTACGAACCGACCAGAAGGATTAATCAAAAATCTGGTTTCTGCATCAAGATATTTGGCAGGAATAACTTTTTTAATTACTAAATCAATCATTGCTTGCCGAATATCTTCATTACTTACCTGGTCATCTGTTTGCGTCGAGATAACAACAGTATCAACCCTCTTAGGCTTATTGTTATCATCATACTCTACAGTGACTTGCGCCTTCGCATCAGGTCTAAGCCAAGTCAAAGTGCCTTCTTTACGCAACTTTGCCACTTGGCGCATTAACCGGTGTGCCAAAGAAATTGGCAACGGCATTAATTCGGGTGTTTCGTCAATGGCGAAACCAAACATAAGTCCTTGATCACCAGCACCTATTTGGTCAAGCTGATCATTATCAGACTTATCTTCCCGCGTTTCAAGTGAGTGATCAACACCACCAGCAATATCAGGAGATTGCTCGTCAATTCCGACTAAAACAGCGCAATTATTGCCGTCAAAGCCAAGCTCTGGCTTATCATAGCCAATTCGCAAAACGGTCTTTCTGACAATGCTCTGGATATCAACATAAGCACTAGTTGATATTTCACCAAATACATACACAATGCCAGTATTGACAATTGTCTCGCAGGCTACATGTGCATCCGGGTCTTGAGCAATAATTGCATCAAGAATCGCATCGGAAATTTGATCAGCAACCTTATCAGGATGCCCTTCAGAAACTGATTCTGAAGTAAATAAACGTTTTTCCATAATAGTCCCCCTTAATAGACGTTAGCTATTCGGTTACAAGGCATCTCCAAATCTTGGATCCTCTCAGGACTTGAACCGATAAATTATTCGTTCTTTTTGTAAAAAAAAGACTACCGTAGTTTCGGTAGTCCTAGAACGATGGAGGATACAGGGCTCGAACCTGTGACCTCCTGCTTGTAAGGCAGATGCTCTCCCAGCTGAGCTAATCCTCCAAAGTGACCCGTACGGGATTTGAACCCATGTTACCGCCGTGAAAGGGCGATGTCTTAACCACTTGACCAACGGGTCATGTTCTGAATCAAAGCACATTCAATAGTATACTAGATAAGCGCCAAAATGCAAGAAGAAAATGCCAAAAAATTACAACTTTTTCAAAAAAGCGTTTTTATCCTTGAAAAAGCAAAAAACTCAGTGCCAATTTTGACATTGAGTTTATTTATTATTCTTCACTTTGTTGCTGCTGCAACAGAACTTGATCGTACTTTTTAATAAAAGGCCAATAAACAATTGCGGATAAAGCAATAATAACAAACTGCCATAATGCGGTCCGCCAGCCACCAATCAAGAATCCTGAAATGATTGGCGGTGTTGTCCAAGGAACCATCACGCCGGAAAACAATGGTAAAACACCAATTGCCATTAACCAGTAACTAAAAATCCCAACTAAAGTCGGAAAAAGAACAAATGGCACTAGCAGGTACAAATTCATTACAATCGGTACCCCAAAAATAACTGGTTCGTTAATATTAAAAATATTAGGGAAAAGCGATAATTTGCCAAGCTCCTTTAAAGTAGACGATTTAGCAAAAAAAGTCATATAAATGACAAGTCCCATCACAATTCCAGCACCAGTCATACAAAGATAATTATCCCAAAATTGCTGCGTAAAAATATGGCCACCATTAGCAATGGTTAATTTCTTTCCTGTCGCTAAAATTGCCTGATTTGCAGACATATTTGACTGAAGAATAGGCGTCAGGATTGCACCACAAATGGCACCGCCGTGCACTCCGCACCACCAAAGAAGAGACATTACAATTGTCATAATGACGACTCCGCCAAGAGAATCCGTTACTCCCTGCAGTGGAACTTGAATTGCCGAGTAAATTAATTCTGCAAAACTTGTTTTTGCCAAAAAAGTGAAACAGGCACAAATCGCACCCGCCACGATCAAAACTGCACCGGTCGGAATTAATGCCATAAAGGAACTTGCAACTGCAGGCGGTACTCCTGCCGGTAATTTAATTCGCCAATTTTTTTTGACACAAAAACTATAAATATAACCTGCTAAGAGCCCAATAATAATTGCGCAAATCATCCCTTGACCAGCAGTCCAGGTCTTTGAAATCACATTTGGAATAATTTGACCAGCTTTGGGCTTAATATCAGGTGGCAGTACCATAATAAATGCACTCAATGCAGCCAAACTGCCGGAAAAAGGAGAATCGATCTGCTCATTTTTAATATAGGTATACGCGATTCCAACGGTCGCAAAAATTGCCATTAAGGAAAACGACGATTGATAAATCTGATTAAAGATCGCAGCCCAACCACTTGCAGTAATCGCATTTGCAACTGCAGGAACTGGAATGTTTGCCAGTAACATAAAAAGTGAACCAACAATTAAAAACGGTAGGACAAACATCATCCCGTCTTTTAATGCTTTGATAATTTTGGTATTGCTAAATTTGATAACACTTGGGACGATTTTTTGATTAATATAATTACTCATCTTTATTTACCCCACTTGATCGGCTAAACAGTCACCGTTGGTCGAAATAATATGTTGATACCATTTAAAAGATTTTTTGCGATAAAAGCCTGCTGCACCTTTTTTTACTTGCTCTAAGTCAATATAGATAAAACCATAGCGCTTTTCAATTTCACCCGTAGAAGCGCTAATAATATCTATTGCAGCCCACGGTGTATAACCAATAACATTAACACCATCAATTTCAATGGCTTTGAGCATTTGGACTATGTGTTCTTGTAAATAATTAATTCGATAATCATCATTCACCGTTTCGTCCTTTAGTTCATCAAATGCACCTAAGCCATTCTCAACGATAAAAAGCGGCTTTTGGTATCTTTCATAGGCTAAATTCAAAATATAACGTAAGCCGACCGGATCAATGGCCCAATCCCATGCACTTTTAGGTACGTGAGGATTAGCTTTTTCAACATAAGTATTTTTTTCGTCATATTCAGCAACAGTTGATTTGTAATAGCTAAATCCCAAAAAATCGACTGTTCCCTTTTTTAAATTTTCTAAATCCTTATTTGTGATGTCTAAATTTAAATTTTGCTTTTCCCAGTGCTTTAAAGTGTATTTTGGGTAAGTTCCCCTAATTTGAACATCGCTAAAAAAGAAACGTCGATCCATTGCCTTCAAACTTGCAATTTGATCTAATGGCTTACAACTGGCTGGATAAATTGGACCTAAATGCAACATACAGCCAATTTGATTTCTCGCATCAATTCTTTTACCTACTTGCACGGCTAATGCACTGGCTACAAACTGGTAATGCGCAATTTGATACATTGTCTGCTCAACATTTTCATTTTCACTGTAAACTACTCCTGCGCCAGTCCATGCGTTAAATGGATTATCTGTATCGATTAAATTGTTAATTTCGTTAAAGGTCATCCAATATTTTACTTTTCCGCGATAACGCTTAAAACAGACTTCGGCATACTTGAGAAAGAAGGAAATCATTTTCCGATTGCGCCAGCCACCATATTTTTTGGTTAAATAATACGGCATTTCAAAATGTGATAGCGTAACGACTGGCTGAATCTGATATTTTAAACATTCTGCGAAAACATCGTCGTAAAACTTTAACCCAGCTTCATTAGGCTTTTCTTCATCTCCTTTAGGAAAAATTCGCGACCAAGCAATACTAAGCCTAAAGCACTTAAAGCCCATCTCTGCAAAAAGCTTGATTTCAGCTTTGTAGTGATGATAAAAATCGATGCCCAAATGATTGGGATATTCCTTACCCGGTAAAATGCCAGCTGTAATTTCACGTGGCTTTTTAGCGCTCCCCTTTGTCATTACATCGGCTACGCTCAGACCTTTACCAGCAACATTCCAGGCGCCTTCATACTGATTAGCGGCAACTGCGCCGCCCCATAAAAAATTTTTGTCTAACAATTTTTATTTATCCTTATTCTGTTCAACCAATTCCGATAACTTCTGGATCTTGTCGTAATTATCAATCATTTTCATCGACATCAACACGTTGAACAAGTATTGAATTGATGTGACATACACAATATTACTAAGATCCATCGTATTTCTTGTTGTTTTAATGACCATCGTTTCGTCGCAAACTTGGCAAATTTTTCTTTTGACTGAATCACAGACTACAACCACGATGTAGTTTTCGCCTTTCAGTTGTTTGGCAATATCATACATATGAGAATTATTACCCGTATGGGTTAAAACAAAAGCAAGTGGTTTTGAGCCGCAGTTTTGAAAAATTTTTGCGTGCATTAAATTTAGCGAATTATATGCTTGGGCATCTACCCCAACCTCTTGAAAATTCCAACAAAACAATTGTGCCAATGGGTAATTCAAACCATCACCGTAAATTTCAATCCTTTGAGCTGCATTTACTAAGTGAGCCACTCTTTCTAATAATTCAGTATCAAAAAGATCCTTGGTATAAGACAAAGAATTTTGCTGAATAGTCGCAATTTTGGCTAAAACATCATTTGGTAGCTCTGTACCAGAAAATGAACTGCTTTTGAGATCATTCTCCAATTCAATAATCGTCGGCAGTTCCACTGCTAACTGATATTTGAATTCGGTAAAGCCGCTCATTCCGGCTTTTTGACAAAGACGAATCACGGTCGATGAACTAGAGTAACTGGCTTTAGCAATTTCGTGAACTGTCATTCCCAAAACCTTTTGAGGATTAGTACTTACGTACTGTAAAACTTCCCGTTCTTGACTAGTTAATTGGTCATTATGCAACAAGTTGTCTAAAATCATAATTTTCCTTTCGGCGCCTAAATTAATTATTCATTTGACAAAATCATTATATCTTGTAATCGCTTTCTTATTCAACGTGATCATGGTTTTTGGCAGAATTATCCTACTTTTCTGCAATTTAGCAGCAAATTCTGGCATAAAAATCCAAGAATGATTTTAAATAACAAAAAAAGCGAGAAACGCTATCGCTTCTCGCTTAAAAACTTTTTTAATTTAATGGAGGATACAGGGCTCGAACCTGTGACCTCCTGCTTGTAAGGCAGATGCTCTCCCAGCTGAGCTAATCCTCCAATTTGTTGTCATCCAATGACTACTCTTAAAACTTTAGCATACAAAGGATAACTTGTCTATTATTTTTGGCAAATTAATCAACAAAAGCTAATTTTTAATCAAGTATTGACATAATAATCCTACCTAGAACTAATTACACCGCTTCTAAAATAGCTTATGCTAAGTCCTTTCATTAATGATTTTAATAATTGACTAGTAAAAAATTTATGGCAAATTCTTCAAAATCTATCTATAAAACTAAATTTTCGGCTCGTCAGATTATTAGATAACAAAAAAGCGTAGCCAAGCTACGCTTATAAATTATAATGGAGGATACAGGGCTCGAACCTGTGACCTCCTGCTTGTAAGGCAGATGCTCTCCCAGCTGAGCTAATCCTCCAACTTTGTATCATGAAATGATTACTTTTAAAAGTTTAGCACACAAAAGATAACTTGTCTATGCTTTTTTAAAATTTGGCTTTTCGGTTACTGTTAAAATCAAGCTAGCAGCTTTATTATCTAATAAGATGTAATCAGTCATCTACTAAGCTCTTATTTATTAATTTTACAGGCGATTATTTAAATTATTAATAATTTAAATAAATAACATCAACAATTTAATAAAGACCTGAAAGCGTTTGTCACACAATGGTTTTTAACATAAAGTCATGACAAAATGTTTAAGCATTTTTCTCTTTTAAGTTGCTCATTAAATCGACAAGTGCTATAATTCAAGACGAGTTGACGTAATAGCGATATGTCAGCTTACATATATACTTTACTTTATAATTTCATGTTAATATATTAACTTTCTAAATAATTAACGTAATTGAATATTATTCTTATACAATTATGGTTAATAACATACAAAAAAAGCCTTCATCAGCTTTACACAGCTGAATGAAGGCTTTTTACTTTTCTTTAAAACCAAGACAATTTAACTACTTAATTTGATAATTTTAATAATATTAAAAAGATAATTCTTACTTTTTAATTAATAAAAGAGATAGGTCATAACAACTAGCAAGAATTAAAATAGCACAAATGCCCGATTCCCAGTTACATAAACAGGCTTACCATGATATTTTTCTGCTAATTCAAAGAATCTCCCTTGACGACTCACAAAGCGATAAACCTTGTTAGTTGTTAATTGATATGCTTTTTTACTGTTGGCAGTTGGATGATAGAATGCGTGTGTGTTAGGTAGTACAACCTTAACCCGACCACCAATATTGTCGTGTGTAGCAATCGGATTGGATTTAGTTATGCCAGCTCGGCCATCAACCCATTGGTTCTTGCCAAGCTTAAGCGCACCGCCTTTTTCATCTAGGACTTTCCAGGTCGTATTGTATTTTAATGATCTAATACTATTTTTTAAGTTCGCACTATCATACAAATTACAACCTTTCTGATTAGTCACAACAAATACACGTTCAATGTCCCATTTGGCTAGCGGGTGAATCGATGCCCTGTTATTTACGTCTTTTTTAAAAGAGGTTAGATTAAAGCTAGTTTTTAACGGCAACACATTAATATTGCCGTCAACGTTTAATCCTCTATAGTTGCTAGTAAATTGCCAGATGGCCACGCCGTCCATACTTGGGAAGTAAGCCATGTTGGCAGAGTTAACTGCTGCCATTGTCGGATAGCTTGCCACCCATAGGCAGTTGCCGTATGTCTTGACGATACTTCTGTAATCTACCTGGTTGCGCATCGCCGATGCCCCAGAATAAAACAATGGCACATAGCCGTTGCTTTTAATCACGGCCATTGCCGCTAAGATTGCTGAAGTGCTACTCGAGACACCGCAATAAATATTATTGCCACTGCCATTTTCCCAATCGACAGCCAGGTATGTACCCTTGGGCAGACCAAGCTCAACTGCTTTCTTTTCGGCTCTCGTTGTGTCATCATGAGTTGCCTGTTGGGTAACAATGTATTGTGCCACATCATAAAGCCTCTTATCTTATCGGCCACGGCAGTATTGTGCTGCCGTGCATAAAAATAGATAGCTACAATACCTACAGCAATCGGCACAATGTATGGTAATACTGCTTTTAGAATATTAGTAATTTAAGTCATTTTAATTCTCGCAAAAAAATAACGCCTATTGGCGCTTTCTCAATTCTTCTTCAAGTTTTTCAGTTTTTTCTTTCTGTTTGTAGTAATCTTTTTTAAACTCATCCCTTTCTGCTGTTAATTCTTTAATAATCGCCTCGTAATCTGCCTTATTATATTTATGGGTTACGGCAAGCACTGTACTAATTGTGCCAAACAAGCCAACCATTACTTGTAACAAATTAATTAAATCATGCAAGTGATCATCCCCTATCTCATATATGTTTTTCTTACAATCACGCAAAAAAATGTTAGTCACTAGTATGTGCAATTTTCATCTAACTATCACAAAAGGCAAGCTTAATTTTGGCCACCGTTAAGCTATAACAGCTTAACTCAACTACTACCTGGAAATTTTCGAAACCATTACTAAAAATTTTGGGTTCATGATCTTTAACTGCTACATAGCGAAACTTAGGCTTAGGCTGCAAATCATAATTAGAAGCAATTTGTTTAACTAAGTAAAAGGACATTCCTGTTTTTGCTACAATATCATGCAAATTAAAGCCGTCTTTCATGAGGCCAATTACCACTTTTCATATTTGGTCAAATCAATATTGTCATGGGCAGTAATGCCAATTTGCTCATGTATTTGATGCAAGATGAGATTGTTATCTGGAACTAAGTCCAATGAGCCATAATTAGCTTCGAGTTTATGGATTAGATAATATGTTATTTTCAATTCAATTCTCCTTTCACTGCAAATGTGTTATTAATTGCTCAAATAGTTACAATATCCATCATTCGTGATAAAATTTAACTATGACAAATAAAATAAAACTAATAATAAACCTGTAGCGTCAATAAGCAGTTATAATATTTAGTTTTATTTTTAATTACTTAATTACTTGATGAAATCAATTATCAACCACTTTAAGTAAAAAGTCAACATTTTTTAATCATGTGCGATAATTTTGTTTGATGGAAACGTGAGGAAAACTGAAATGACTACTTTAGATCGAATTAAAGTAATTGCGAAAAAGAAGGGTTGGTCATCGTTGCAAAGTCTAGCGCTTAAAGCAGGAATTGGTGCCAACAGTATTTATCGCTGGGATAAGCAAACACCCAGTACAGCAAGTTTGAAAAAAGTGGCTAAAGTATTGCATGTCTCCGTTAATGATTTACTCGGTGAATCAAGTCCAGCAGAAACAGTCAAACGAATTGACTTAGCTGACGACATTCCACTTGCTTATAATGGAAAAGCAGTCCCTGAAAAATATCTTGATATAATCCGTAACCTAATGGACTCTGATTTTAAAGAAGGCAAAAAAGGTGGAAAATTTAATTAAATACATGCTAAATTATGCATTTGACCATGGAATTAGTTACGCGTTATTAGACCAGATTGATCCTGATTATCCCTCAGTTTCTTTTACTGATATTGGTAGAATGGTTATCAATCTCAATTGGAAAAAGCAAAATGAAATACCTTTTATGATTGGTCATGAAATTGGCCATTTTGCCAACGGCGATAAGGGAACTTTTTACTATATTAATTTGAGTACACCGGTTGAACACCAGGCCGATTTATTTTCACTAAACCTAATCTACAAATATGCTTCAAAGCAGTTCTATACATTCGATGAGCCCGGACCTTTTATGCAGCAGTTCGCTATACCCTATCGTCTAGAAGGAGCTACCTACAAGCTATTTCAGAAAAATAATGATTTAATCTTCTAAAAACGCAAAAGGCAGTTAAGTTTAACTTAGTTGTCTTTTTCCTTTAATTAATTATATATTTTACAAAACAAAAAATAGTTACTATAAATCAGTTAAGTGACTATTCAATATTAATTATAAAGTTTTAAAAACATTAATTATATCTTTTTATATACATTATTATGTAAAAAATTGACTTAAAGGCTTTTATTGCCTTTAAATAAATTAGAGCAGATAAACTTGGTACCCTTCTGAATGCCTCATTAAAAGCATCTCCAGGAATCTTTCACATCTAATTATTTCATTTGCATTGCCACTTGTTTGTGATTAGCATAAGCCGCATTAACATATCCTTTTGGCTTTAGAAGGGCATGCTTGTATAAGTTTAGAGCTGTTTCTGTTTGATATAATTAGCTTAATTTTTCTTTTTTGGTCACCTCAATTCGCCTAAGCCAGCAACTAATATATTAGCATTTTTACACACTATACTATACTGCGTCTCTGCAGAACAAATTTATATTTTTGACGTTTCAAAATCGCATTGGATTCCCTAGATAATTTTGCTAAAAACTAATGCTTTTTGTTCAAAATAATTTGTATTTTATTCCATAATATATTGTACCTTTAGTGTATAATAATACATATCATATATTTAGTATTGAATTATTATTCCTAAAAAGGAGATTTTTATGGACTACAAACAAGCTGTTTGTTTAAATGGTCACCAGGCCAGTATAGATATTAATATAAATGAAAGTGTTGATTCTTTTTGCACTGAATGTGGAGCTAAATTAATTACCAATTGCACGAATTGCAATTATCTTATTGAGGGAGATTGGTCTCGATCAGGAAATGGATTTGTAGATTTGACTCATCATAACGTTTTTATTCCTAAATATTGTGAAAAATGTGGGAAGCCATATCCCTGGACTCAATCAGCACTCAAGGCAATTAGTGAAACGGTAAACCTATCAGAATTAGATAATAATCAGAAAGATGATTTAAAGGAAACTATTCCAGATTTACTTTCTGATACTCCAAAATCAAAACTAGCTGTGTTGAAATGGAAGAGTATTGGTAAGTCTTTACTTCCATATATTCATGACATTATTGTTGAAGTTGCTTCCGAATCAATTGTTAAAGCACTGTATGGTAGATAACTTATATCCACATTGTTCACAATAATTATCTTTATGTACTTTGTGCTTACAGTATTTATAATGTACAAACTCACCGTTTTATCGGATTGTGTTGTTTTTTGTCTTTGCAATATTTACATTCACTTTCTATTTTAGTTATCTCCATATCCTCATTGTCTAGCAATTAATTATCGGTTACGTTTTCAAGGAACGAGTATTAGACGCTTTACTTTAACGATATAATTTTCTGACATGAGTTATTGTTAGTCCTCCACTATTAGCCGAGCAGAATATGTTCCTATATTTCTTACTCAAGGACTAATTAGTGATATTATTTTTGCTTTGAAATGTAAAGGTAGATCGATGGAAGCAACTCTATCTGACGGTAATATTGTTTTCGTAAAAAAACTTCTGAAGTTGAAGATGGAGAAATAGTCGCTGTTTTAATCAACAACGATGAAGCAGCAACTTTAAGAAGTAGGTTTAGTAGCGCAAATTAAAAAAGCTTTTACTTTGCAAGGTGATGACAAGCTTGAAGCCTATAAAGAAATTGCTGTTCAAATGAATATGACCCCTGATTCCGTTACAGCCTTAAATCAGAAAGATTTTGAGCAAAAACTTCAGAATTATGCAAATTCAATGGATTCAGCAAAGAATGTGATTGAACAAGGAGGCAAATAATGTGTATTAACAATAAACTTAAACCCTATGTTTCTATACTTTAGATAGTGAAAAAAGGTGATTTGTGATGATAAAGATATGTCAGATACAATTCAAAAAGAAAAGCTTTCGAAAAAACTAATGAAGAATTAATTCCTGGTAATGATTAATTTTTTGTAGCTAGTTTAGAAATTAATAAGAATCAAGGATATGAAATTTAGATATAATTTGGGAGTTCGAAAACTACTTCATTTAAATGAAACTTTAAATGAAAGTTCTATAATTGATAGCCCAAATTGGACTTCAGGAGCATACCCAGATGTTTTACCAGCTAGTTTTAAAGAGAAATGGTCAAAGATAGTAAATATAGAGCTTAAATATAAAGTAAAGAAAAAAATGAAGACTCTAAAAGGATGCGATTTAGATTTTTTTATAAAATAGAAAAATTAGGGTAAAACAAAAAAGATTTTAAGATGAAGTTAACCCTCTAGTTGGACCAAAATCTATCTGGAGGGTTTTACTATGGTTAAATTTACCGTTGAACAAAAATTACAAGCTCTTAATTTGCTCAAAGAAGGCTACAGCACCTGCTTTTTGGCGCAAATAATTGGTACTGAATCACATCAAAAAATTGATACTTGAGTGCGTATACCAGCACTTTTTGGTGTAAGGCTTAGAAATTCGGCACACACCACAAAATTATGGTAGTTATTTCAAGCTCCAAG
This genomic window from Lactobacillus panisapium contains:
- a CDS encoding GH25 family lysozyme; its protein translation is MAQYIVTQQATHDDTTRAEKKAVELGLPKGTYLAVDWENGSGNNIYCGVSSSTSAILAAMAVIKSNGYVPLFYSGASAMRNQVDYRSIVKTYGNCLWVASYPTMAAVNSANMAYFPSMDGVAIWQFTSNYRGLNVDGNINVLPLKTSFNLTSFKKDVNNRASIHPLAKWDIERVFVVTNQKGCNLYDSANLKNSIRSLKYNTTWKVLDEKGGALKLGKNQWVDGRAGITKSNPIATHDNIGGRVKVVLPNTHAFYHPTANSKKAYQLTTNKVYRFVSRQGRFFELAEKYHGKPVYVTGNRAFVLF
- a CDS encoding 6-phospho-beta-glucosidase, with protein sequence MLDKNFLWGGAVAANQYEGAWNVAGKGLSVADVMTKGSAKKPREITAGILPGKEYPNHLGIDFYHHYKAEIKLFAEMGFKCFRLSIAWSRIFPKGDEEKPNEAGLKFYDDVFAECLKYQIQPVVTLSHFEMPYYLTKKYGGWRNRKMISFFLKYAEVCFKRYRGKVKYWMTFNEINNLIDTDNPFNAWTGAGVVYSENENVEQTMYQIAHYQFVASALAVQVGKRIDARNQIGCMLHLGPIYPASCKPLDQIASLKAMDRRFFFSDVQIRGTYPKYTLKHWEKQNLNLDITNKDLENLKKGTVDFLGFSYYKSTVAEYDEKNTYVEKANPHVPKSAWDWAIDPVGLRYILNLAYERYQKPLFIVENGLGAFDELKDETVNDDYRINYLQEHIVQMLKAIEIDGVNVIGYTPWAAIDIISASTGEIEKRYGFIYIDLEQVKKGAAGFYRKKSFKWYQHIISTNGDCLADQVG
- a CDS encoding helix-turn-helix domain-containing protein — protein: MTTLDRIKVIAKKKGWSSLQSLALKAGIGANSIYRWDKQTPSTASLKKVAKVLHVSVNDLLGESSPAETVKRIDLADDIPLAYNGKAVPEKYLDIIRNLMDSDFKEGKKGGKFN
- the metK gene encoding methionine adenosyltransferase; translation: MEKRLFTSESVSEGHPDKVADQISDAILDAIIAQDPDAHVACETIVNTGIVYVFGEISTSAYVDIQSIVRKTVLRIGYDKPELGFDGNNCAVLVGIDEQSPDIAGGVDHSLETREDKSDNDQLDQIGAGDQGLMFGFAIDETPELMPLPISLAHRLMRQVAKLRKEGTLTWLRPDAKAQVTVEYDDNNKPKRVDTVVISTQTDDQVSNEDIRQAMIDLVIKKVIPAKYLDAETRFLINPSGRFVIGGPKGDSGLTGRKIIVDTYGGYARHGGGAFSGKDPTKVDRSASYAARYVAKNIVAAGLAKRCEVQLAYAIGVAHPVSVMIDTANTGKVSDELLTKAVRSVFDLRPAGIIKMLDLRRPIYEQTAAYGHFGRTDIDLPWEKTDKIQALLDFVKENK
- a CDS encoding PTS sugar transporter subunit IIC; amino-acid sequence: MSNYINQKIVPSVIKFSNTKIIKALKDGMMFVLPFLIVGSLFMLLANIPVPAVANAITASGWAAIFNQIYQSSFSLMAIFATVGIAYTYIKNEQIDSPFSGSLAALSAFIMVLPPDIKPKAGQIIPNVISKTWTAGQGMICAIIIGLLAGYIYSFCVKKNWRIKLPAGVPPAVASSFMALIPTGAVLIVAGAICACFTFLAKTSFAELIYSAIQVPLQGVTDSLGGVVIMTIVMSLLWWCGVHGGAICGAILTPILQSNMSANQAILATGKKLTIANGGHIFTQQFWDNYLCMTGAGIVMGLVIYMTFFAKSSTLKELGKLSLFPNIFNINEPVIFGVPIVMNLYLLVPFVLFPTLVGIFSYWLMAIGVLPLFSGVMVPWTTPPIISGFLIGGWRTALWQFVIIALSAIVYWPFIKKYDQVLLQQQQSEE
- a CDS encoding M56 family metallopeptidase, which encodes MENLIKYMLNYAFDHGISYALLDQIDPDYPSVSFTDIGRMVINLNWKKQNEIPFMIGHEIGHFANGDKGTFYYINLSTPVEHQADLFSLNLIYKYASKQFYTFDEPGPFMQQFAIPYRLEGATYKLFQKNNDLIF
- a CDS encoding MDR family MFS transporter gives rise to the protein MKKTNVPIVTLAIFMTTFMTAIEGTIVSTAMPTIVSDLNGLEIMNWVVSIFLFMTAVSTPLYGKLADSIGRKPIFLFGIALFVIGSALCGQANNMLELILFRVIQGLGSGAVQPVAMTIIADMYTLEKRTKMLGLNSGFWGVASVIAPLLGGFIVQNLSWHWVFYINVPIGLIAFLLVVVFLSEPKAKKKTKLDVKGTFWLVVLLLTLMFTLQELSSLSPIILLALAALIILSAMMFYHEEKRAEDPIMPLTMLKGREFLAVNMITLFISGVVIGFEFYIPTWMQGIKGTSATIAGFAVTPSSVMWVIGSFLIGGMLSRWGVRKTFFGMLTLLLLADCMLLIVPVHTPFWVFCIIATMNGFAFGSVMTAAQVRSQVLVDQNNVGVATSFNTLMRYLGQTMMVSIYGITFNTIVASQLAKHPNLTQSMMNKIVSAEKAKELAANLIPQLRQVLFSALKGVYTVSLVAIVLSIIFNCIYKKKQVN
- a CDS encoding MurR/RpiR family transcriptional regulator, whose protein sequence is MILDNLLHNDQLTSQEREVLQYVSTNPQKVLGMTVHEIAKASYSSSSTVIRLCQKAGMSGFTEFKYQLAVELPTIIELENDLKSSSFSGTELPNDVLAKIATIQQNSLSYTKDLFDTELLERVAHLVNAAQRIEIYGDGLNYPLAQLFCWNFQEVGVDAQAYNSLNLMHAKIFQNCGSKPLAFVLTHTGNNSHMYDIAKQLKGENYIVVVVCDSVKRKICQVCDETMVIKTTRNTMDLSNIVYVTSIQYLFNVLMSMKMIDNYDKIQKLSELVEQNKDK